Proteins encoded in a region of the Diospyros lotus cultivar Yz01 chromosome 9, ASM1463336v1, whole genome shotgun sequence genome:
- the LOC127810556 gene encoding protein SIEVE ELEMENT OCCLUSION A-like, with the protein MQDSMTWYSINDPWKLNKAVIKYTKEVWKFEKESEFVVLNPKGEFVISAAVNLFWFLERSGFQVDYWKTIQLLQETMGSIVNEWIKDKNNIILFGGKDVQWIKNFVGEVRKVEKDTGIDFVMMYAGKRDLKLADHQNILDQLQKDDNTITVCGFEDQQRFWATLQSIWLTKTKTGKSIVDSSTMNDIVTLLSLDGSGEGWAAICRGSSPEMAKARGKTILDILKKYNEWEDRAKEDGFINALVPEIIGLKPPEGDHECCHLEVAATTGSTPQKVKCDLCDRVMKTFITYRCCGDH; encoded by the exons ATGCAAGATTCAATGACATGGTACTCCATTAATGACCCTTGGAAGCTTAACAAAGCAGTCATCAAGTACACCAAGGAGGTGTGGAAGTTCGAGAAGGAGTCAGAATTTGTGGTTCTCAACCCAAAAGGCGAGTTTGTGATATCTGCTGCCGTCAACCTCTTCTGGTTTTTGGAACGGTCGGGTTTTCAAGTAGATTACTGGAAGACGATTCAACTGTTGCAAGAAACAATGGGATCAATAGTCAATGAATGG attaaggataaaaataatattatcctGTTTGGAGGGAAAGACGTGCAGTGGATTAAGAATTTTGTAGGCGAAGTTCGAAAAGTTGAGAAGGATACCGGAATAGACTTCGTCATGATGTATGCCGGAAAAAGGGACTTGAAGCTGGCAGATCACCAAAACATTTTGGATCAGTTACAGAAAGACGACAACACTATCACAGTATGTGGATTCGAAGACCAACAGCGTTTCTGGGCTACCCTGCAAAGCATATGGCTAACTAAGACAAAGACTGGTAAATCTATCGTAGATTCTAGTACAATGAATGACATTGTCACACTTTTGAGCCTTGATGGAAGTGGTGAAGGATGGGCTGCGATTTGCCGTGGTTCAAGCCCCGAAATGGCCAAAGCCCGAGGTAAGACCATTCTAGATATATTGAAGAAGTATAACGAATGGGAAGATCGTGCTAAAGAGGATGGTTTCATAAATGCACTGGTTCCGGAGATTATAGGGCTTAAGCCCCCTGAAGGTGACCATGAATGTTGCCACCTAGAGGTTGCAGCCACGACGGGGAGCACCCCTCAGAAGGTGAAATGCGACCTTTGTGACCGTGTTATGAAGACCTTCATTACTTATCGTTGTTGCGGTGATCACTAA
- the LOC127809267 gene encoding protein SIEVE ELEMENT OCCLUSION B-like encodes MAASNGVDANGDEALMMKRILATHKHLDVNKFDPNPLLHAINDVIQHAKGIPVEGNASGPEGHLRYNLQHLPYEAIKSVSCEFSCKHSGASTTSEVAIRVFQSLGNYSWEAKAVITLAAFAANYGSYVSISKLYGNNDLFSKSTAFLQLSPYLLKQTPLKLQPEALKVVEAILDLAKYIIEIKSFQSQYVQHKMFASIFAVHENDLAKAVYMSIQTTVACASILMNTVALGNEYTPSPVEAEELLNFEMQLKVIHSTLISEMKSWKEYIG; translated from the exons ATGGCTGCTTCAAATGGAGTTGACGCCAACGGAGATGAAGCACTGATGATGAAGCGAATTCTGGCCACCCATAAGCACCTGGATGTCAACAAATTCGATCCCAACCCTCTTCTCCATGCCATCAATGATGTCATTCAACATGCCAAa gGAATTCCGGTGGAGGGTAACGCATCCGGCCCCGAAGGTCATCTGCGCTACAACCTCCAGCACTTGCCCTACGAGGCAATTAAATCAGTTTCTTGTGAG TTTTCTTGCAAGCATTCAGGGGCCTCAACCACGAGTGAGGTGGCCATTAGAGTTTTTCAGTCACTGGGAAACTACTCATGGGAAGCAAAGGCTGTTATAACCTTAGCGGCATTTGCTGCAAACTACGGCTCCTATGTCTCGATTTCGAAGCTTTATGGGAACAACGACCTATTTTCCAAATCTACGGCATTCCTCCAACTATCCCCATATCTGTTGAAACAGACCCCTTTGAAACTCCAGCCTGAGGCACTCAAGGTTGTTGAGGCCATCCTTGATCTTGCCAAATACATTATTGAGATCAAGTCCTTCCAGTCTCAGTACGTTCAGCACAAGATGTTCGCTTCCATTTTCGCTGTTCATGAAAACGATTTGGCGAAAGCTGTGTACATGAGCATTCAGACTACTGTGGCTTGTGCATCAATATTGATGAACACAGTGGCCTTGGGAAATGA GTACACACCATCACCAGTGGAGGCTGAAGAGCTTTTGAATTTCGAGATGCAGCTGAAGGTCATACACAGCACACTCATCAGTGAAATGAAAAGTTGGAAGGAATACATTGGTTAG